The segment TTTGATATGCGGTTAACTTTATTCCCTTTTCCTCTAATACTTGAAAAATTTGTTCTCGTTTCATGGTTCTACTCCTTATTTAGATAAAAGCAGACTTAGCTACTTATAAGCTAAATCTGCTTACTATCATTAATTAGCCAGACGTACTATATTTCCTTGCTCCATATAAACAACTAAAATAGATATATCAGCTGGGTTTACTCCAGAAATACGCGATGCTTGCCCGACAGAGAGTGGACGGACTTTTTTCAGCTTCTCTTTCGCTTCTGTAGCTATACCACTAATTGCATCATAATCAATATCTTCTGGTATTTTCTTTTCTTCCATTTTCAGCATGCGTGCTACTTGATCATTCGCCTTTTTAATATATCCCTCATATTTAATTTGAATACCGACTTGTTCCGTAACATCATGTGGAAGTGACGGATCCGCATGAATAATTGGTGCTAATAAGTCATACGACAGCTCTGGTCGCTTTAAAAGATCATATGCTTTTACAGCTTCCTTCATCTTTGATGCCCCAGCTGTTTCTAAAAATGCATTTACTTCCTCTGTAGGCTTAATGATTAATTTTTGCAATCGTTTCTTTTCTTCTTCTACGAGGCGATATTTTTCCTTAAATGCTGCATAACGCTCTTCCGTAATTAAGCCTAGCTCATAGCCTAGCTCTGTCATACGAAAGTCAGCATTGTCATGTCTTAATAGTAAGCGATACTCTGCACGGGATGTTAATAGTCGATACGGTTCATTTGTCCCTTTTGTCACTAAATCATCTATAAGCACACCAATATAAGCTTGTGATCGATCTAAAATGACTGGATCTCTCCCCAATACTTTTGCAGCGGCATTAATACCAGCCATAATCCCTTGAGCTGCTGCCTCTTCATAACCAGAAGTACCATTAATTTGCCCCGCCGTAAATAAACCGGGGATTTTCTTTGTTTCCAATGTCGGCCATAGCTGTGTTGGCACAATTGCATCATATTCAATCGCATAGCCAGCTCGCATAATTTCTGCATTCTCTAACCCTTCTACACTTCTTACCATGCCATGCTGTACCGATTCAGGTAAAGAAGTCGATAACCCTTGTACATACACTTCTTCTGTATCTCTTCCTTCTGGCTCTAAGAAAATTTGATGGCGAGGCTTGTCGTTAAAACGGACAATTTTATCCTCAATAGACGGACAATATCTCGGACCTGTTCCACGTTTCATTCCAGAATACATAGCAGAAAGAGAGAGGTTCTCATTGATAATTTCATGCGTAAATTCATTCGTATACGTTAACCAGCATGGAATTTGATCTGTAATATATTCTGTTGTTTCATATGAAAAACTGCGGGGTGTCTCATCTCCCGGTTGGATTTCTGTTTTTGAATAATCAATCGTATGGCTATTTACACGTGGAGGTGTACCTGTTTTAAACCGCGTAATTTCAAAACCTAGTTCTTCTAGGTTTTCGGACAATTTAATCGTTGGTCGTTGATTATTTGGGCCACTTTCATATTCCAAATCTCCCATAAGCACTTTCCCTCGCATAAACGTTCCTGTCGTAATAATGACGGTTTCTGCACGATAGAAGGCATTGGTTTCTGTAACAACTCCCTTACAGACACCATCTTCAACTACTAAACGATCTACCATTCCTTGGCGCAATGTAAGATTTTTCTCATTTTCTACAATATTTTTCATTTCCTTAATATACATAGGTTTATCCGCTTGCGCCCGAAGCGCTTGAACGGCAGGCCCTTTTCCTGTATTCAACAAACGCATTTGAATATGCGTTTTATCAATCACTTTACCCATGACACCACCTAGTGCGTCAATTTCCCTTACAACGATCCCTTTTGCTGGTCCTCCAATAGAAGGATTACATGGCATAAATGCGATCATATCTAAATTAAGTGTGAGCATTAATGTTTTTGCTCCCATTTTAGCAGCCGCAAGCCCAGCCTCTACACCTGCATGACCTGCACCGACCACGACTACATCATAATGTCCTGCATCATAAGTCATTGGTCTCATCCTTTCTAAATTAAAGTAACTTTATTTTCCGAGACAAAATTGTGAGAAAAGCTGATCAATAAGGCTGTCACTTGCAGTATCCCCGATGATTTCACCTAGTAATTCCCACGTTCTTGTTACATCTATTTGTACGACATCTAACGGTAGTCCAAGTTCTAAGCCTTCCATCGCATCTTCTAAAGCTTGTTTGGCTTGTTTCAACAGTTGAATATGACGGACGTTCGAAACATATGTGAGGTCGCCCGTATCTATATCACCAGCGAAAAAAGTTTTTGCAATGGCTTCTTCTAAATCATTTACCCCTTCTTCTTGTACCAAGGAAGTAATAACAATTGGTTTTCCGCCAGCCAATTCATAGACACGGTCTAAATCTAACTTTTGCTCTAAATCCGTTTTATTAATAATAACGATATAATCTAAGCCTTCTATTGCTTTAAATAACTTTTCATCTTCTTCTGATAACACGTCATTATAGTTTAGTACAAATAAAATTAAATCTGATTCTTTTAGTACTTGACGAGATCGTTCTACGCCAATTTTTTCAACAATGTCTTCTGTTTCACGAATCCCAGCGGTATCTACTAACCGTAAAGGAACCCCTCTTACACTAACATATTCTTCAATAATATCGCGAGTGGTTCCTGGAACTTCTGTAACAATTGCTTTATTCTCTTGAACAAGTGTATTCATTAGTGACGACTTGCCAACATTTGGTCGTCCTATAATCGCTGTTGCTAAACCTTCTCGTAAAATCTTGCCT is part of the Virgibacillus dokdonensis genome and harbors:
- the mnmG gene encoding tRNA uridine-5-carboxymethylaminomethyl(34) synthesis enzyme MnmG, whose product is MTYDAGHYDVVVVGAGHAGVEAGLAAAKMGAKTLMLTLNLDMIAFMPCNPSIGGPAKGIVVREIDALGGVMGKVIDKTHIQMRLLNTGKGPAVQALRAQADKPMYIKEMKNIVENEKNLTLRQGMVDRLVVEDGVCKGVVTETNAFYRAETVIITTGTFMRGKVLMGDLEYESGPNNQRPTIKLSENLEELGFEITRFKTGTPPRVNSHTIDYSKTEIQPGDETPRSFSYETTEYITDQIPCWLTYTNEFTHEIINENLSLSAMYSGMKRGTGPRYCPSIEDKIVRFNDKPRHQIFLEPEGRDTEEVYVQGLSTSLPESVQHGMVRSVEGLENAEIMRAGYAIEYDAIVPTQLWPTLETKKIPGLFTAGQINGTSGYEEAAAQGIMAGINAAAKVLGRDPVILDRSQAYIGVLIDDLVTKGTNEPYRLLTSRAEYRLLLRHDNADFRMTELGYELGLITEERYAAFKEKYRLVEEEKKRLQKLIIKPTEEVNAFLETAGASKMKEAVKAYDLLKRPELSYDLLAPIIHADPSLPHDVTEQVGIQIKYEGYIKKANDQVARMLKMEEKKIPEDIDYDAISGIATEAKEKLKKVRPLSVGQASRISGVNPADISILVVYMEQGNIVRLAN
- the mnmE gene encoding tRNA uridine-5-carboxymethylaminomethyl(34) synthesis GTPase MnmE — protein: METETITAISTPIGEGAIAIVRLSGPEAISITANVFKGKNLGDVASHTIQYGKIIDPETKEVAEEVMVSVMRAPKTFTREDVVEINCHGGMVAVNRVLEIILSQGARLAEPGEFTKRAFLHGRIDLSQAEAVMDLIRAKTDKAMSVALKQMDGRLSALIRRLRQDLLETVAHVEVNIDYPEYDDVEEMSHDMMRTKSKEVYKEVVELLQVAKQGKILREGLATAIIGRPNVGKSSLMNTLVQENKAIVTEVPGTTRDIIEEYVSVRGVPLRLVDTAGIRETEDIVEKIGVERSRQVLKESDLILFVLNYNDVLSEEDEKLFKAIEGLDYIVIINKTDLEQKLDLDRVYELAGGKPIVITSLVQEEGVNDLEEAIAKTFFAGDIDTGDLTYVSNVRHIQLLKQAKQALEDAMEGLELGLPLDVVQIDVTRTWELLGEIIGDTASDSLIDQLFSQFCLGK